The Microtus ochrogaster isolate Prairie Vole_2 chromosome 22, MicOch1.0, whole genome shotgun sequence nucleotide sequence ATCTGATGAGGCTGAGCACAGGTGACCTATGAACCTATTTATTGCagtaacaattaaaaagaaaaaaagatggcgtgttggtgtcttttttaaaaacattttctgtgcttttaattttcacaaatatACCCACCCCTGAACACCAAATTCATCTGAAACAATTGCCCAGAAGCAATNNNNNNNNNNNNNNNNNNNNNNNNNNNNNNNNNNNNNNNNNNNNNNNNNNNNNNNNNNNNNNNNNNNNNNNNNNNNNNNNNNNNNNNNNNNNNNNNNNNNttgtagaccaggctggtctcgaactcacagagatccgcctgcctctgcctcccaagtgctgggattaaaggcgtgcaccaccaccgcccggcccagaagCAATTTCTTATATTCGTACTGTTACCTAATTTGAAATCAGGTACCCACCAATTTTACTCACTTCTGAAACCTAATCTGATTAGATATAGGTCTGTAGAGAAAAAAGTGTTTGGACAGCATTTGGATTCAATGTGCTGTAAAGAATTgtctctctggaggcagagacaggagggtctctgtgagttccagggaagtcCAAGCTATACAAGACCTGTAGCAACAGAGACCTTCTGCCTGCTATGTGTGGTCTTCTAGTGGCGATGCTCCTACCGACTATGGTAGCTACTGGCTGTCTTTTCCAGCGCGACCCATCTAGGTGCGAATTCAATCTGTCCCGTTGAATCTTCCCAAACCCCGCTCTCTATTGTTACAGAGAGAGCTCAGAAATTCAAACCTGTTGttctcattaaaaacatttaagggGGCCTGGCAAGATGGAGCAGTGGGGaaggatgcttgccaccaagcctgaagacctgagctggatccctggaacttatGTAAAGAGGGGAtcgattcccacaagttgtccaaCACACCTGCATGGCATGAGCACACGCCCTAAATATAAAACGCAAAACAAAACCCTTTGGTGACCCAAGAGTGACGCCTTAATCCTAGTGTTTGGATGgacaaactgaggcaggagatcaaAGCACACAGTCCACTGGGCTACATAGGAGTGAGGGCTCAGAAAATCCCAAACCTATTAAACACTCTGGTAACTTCCCAGGACTCACTGGGATCAAGTTGAAATCTCTTTGTGTGGCACAAACCCTCCATAATCTTGCTTATTTTGTACCCTCCTTGCACcagaagagaagctgggggaTGTTGGTGAAGGTCAGACACTATCTCAGGCTTTTCAAAGCAAATTGTCTTTACTATTCAAGTTCACAGCTGTAGTATTCTAAAGCAGCCACaagcaatacataaacaaatgaacatggttgctttctaataaaactttatcaaTACTGGGGCTTCAGacgtagttcagttggtagagttcttgctcAGCATACATGGCTTCAGTTCCCAACGCCGTATAAATTGGGTGCCATACAGAACATCTATAAATCCAGCAccggggaggtagagacagaaggaacagaagtttaaggtcatcctggactaGAGACCTTGCTTCATGAAAACAACCCTCCCAGAGCTTTATCATCAGTCAGCCAAATCTGATCCAcgtgctagtttttgttttattttttgtattgcTAGGACCAGCGCGTTGTAGCTGCTAGAAAGCATTCTACCGTAGATATACTctactgagctatatccacaGCCTCTAAACTTAGAAATATTCCaactgggggctgaagagatggcccaacaggctgttcctccagaggaccagtgtttgattcccaccacccacacagtggctcacagccatctctcaCTCCAGCTCTAAGAGGATCCAGGGCCCTCTTCCAGACTGTGCATGcgctgtgcacatacatacatgtaggcaaaaacaccccacacataaaattaacaaattaattaatatgaAAAAGTAAGATCTGTGCTGATACTAATAAACTGGTTAAAACACATTTCACCTGGAGGGGGGCTAGAGATGGTTCCGCTCTTAAGAtcactgggttcaattcctagcacaactgtctttaactccaggtAAAGGGGATCTGCaccctttcctgcctctgaaggCACCCActctgtgcacagacacacatgcagacaaaacaacaaaatacataaaaataaatgagtcttttaaaaaaaaattctttcaaatgggctggtgagatggcttaggggctaaaggtacttgctgccaagcctagaaacctgagtttgatccctaggactcaAGTGGGAGAAGAGAGTATTCCTGCAcgttcttttctgaccttcagatgcTCACAGAATACACAGGATAAAAAAATGTACAATATTTAATGAAGGCAGAGTTTCCCTGTGCCGGCAGCCACtctcaaataaccactcagagttttaagttttataataaatttacttttaaagggTAAAACACTCAGACAATTTAAATACAAGCCCAACATGTCCAGATGTCCATGCTCAGTTAATGTCCCTGGGgagcctggtttttttttttttttttttttgagacagggtttctctgtgttaactttggagcttgtcctggaactagctcttgtagaccagactggtctcgaactcacagagatccgcctgcctctgcctcccgagtgctgggattaaaggcgctcgCCAGCACTGCCCAGTCAAGGCCTGCTCTTATTTGGGAGatgagggtgggagaggaggggtggatctaggggagagggcaggggtggggctaggaggagttgagggaggggaagctgtggcTGGGATGcattttgtgaaaaaataaataaaaattgaaacaaacaagGATTCTGAAGTTAGGTTTAGAGCTGGCAAACACCTAtcattctagcacttgggaggatgaagTGCggctttaaggccagcctgacctacacagCAAGATTCTGTCCCACGATGAGTATGATAGTATACACGTGAAACCTCCAAACTTAGGGGGTGAGGGCTGGCGGATCAGGGGTTCAGGTCATTCTCAggtacatagtaagttcaaggtcagctgatCATAGCAGACCCAGCttcaaaacaaccaaccaaatattcatttatttatttgtggctgtttttttgaaacaggatctcacaatgtaaccctggctgacctggaacttgctatgtagatcaggctggccaaaATCTCAaggagatccacccgcctctacctccccagtgttgggactaAGGGTGTGTACCACATCCGGCTAAAGcacaaaaaaactttaaaaaggaaccttgctggagagacggctcagcagttgtgagtgtgtactgctcttgccAGGGCAGCTCCAGCTCACAATCACTTCTATTAACTTCAGATCCAAGGCatggacaccctcttctggccgcgcacgcacgcacgcacgcacgcacgcacacacacacacacacacacacagaaagcagcaAAAGAACAGAGTGCTTATaataactattttaattacaCTGATTAACCTAAATGTCAACTGATATTACATAAAATTGGGAAACCACTCAGGCTGGGGTGAAGTGGAGCCTCTGAGACCTCAGCGCACTGGATGGAACTCCTCCAGAATCTCACCATACGTCTTTCTCTCTGTGAAGGAAGCACACCACAGTTATTCTTAATTTATACTTCAAACAAATGCGACTTCttgggctagggatgtggctcaggagTGGAGCACTTGCTGCGTGTGTATCAGGCCCCAGCTTATTCCTCAgaattcacaaaagaaacaaaggttggggtctggagagacagcGCAGTTGCTAGGAGCACAGGCTGCTCGCTACTATCTGGTGGATGTGACGAGGTGGTGAGGGGCGTTCAGAACGAGTATGTTCTTATAAAAGACATTTCCTATGGACCCAAGGGAGTCTGGTCTACTACAGAATATGTGGAGTCCACACAACCAGACAGTACCTGAAGACATGGACAGGAAATAGACAAAGCAAATAAAGAGGTTTATATGAAATACCTTTCTCAGGAAAATCTTCTGGATGCAGTTTGATATACCCAAACATGTCACGGTCCTTCAGGGCACAAAAATACTCATGTCGTCTTAAAAGATAATATCCGGCAAAGTAAAAGCAAGTGACGTGCAGAAGCTGGCGATGCAAGCCTGTAATTGACAGACCCCAAAGCAAAGTCAGAGCACACAAAGGATTTCATTTTGATGTTGCACCCGGGGAACATgcctcctgccccacccaccccgCAGGGTCTCATGGGGCTCAGACTGGAACTCTGTTCACCAGCGTTGAGTACGCTGTAGCCTCTTTCCCACACCCAGACCTCGAAGCCCATCAATTCCACCTGGTAAACACTTCTCCTCCTCAGGGAGCTTACCCCTCTCAGGCCGGAGACCCCGGCTCTGATCTGGTGTTCACCTAGTCACCTTTGACCCCTCCCTCCCTCGTCTGTGAAGCACATGCTCCAGCTACTGCAGTGCCCAGCAACTACATCATCACGCTATAGCCTCAGACAACAACTTCTCCACGGTGGCTTCCCAGCTTGTGGGATTCAAAGgatgtgctggtttgaaagaaaatggtccccattgGCCCACAGAATGTGGCACTATTTGGACttgtgaccttgttggagcagACGTGGTTTtgggggaggaggtgtgtcaccacGGGGTGAGTGGGCTCTGAGCTCTCAGACGCTCAGGCTAGGCCCAGTGTGGCCCCCTTCCTGTAGCCTTCGATCAGGAGGCAGGACCTGCAGCTACCTCTCTGGCACCACTGTCTGCCTGAGCGCCACtgtgcttctcaccatgatgacaatagactaaacctctggactgcaagccagccccacttagatggtttcctttataagagttaactgtggtcatggtgtctcttcacagtgacagaaacccgaagggctggagagatgacccaggaGTTAAAGGCACTAGCtcagttccccacacccacatggcagcttgcaagtgtctgtgactccagttgaAGGGATTTGGCACCTTCACACATTTATACATGTGGgtaaaacatcaatacacataaaaaaaaataaatctagctgggtggtggtggcacacgtctttaatcccagcacttaggaggcagaggcaggtggatctctgtgagttcgaggccagcctggtctacagatccagttctagaactacacaaagaaatccagtcttgaaacaacaacagaagTACCTGGACTCTGCAGTTCCAGGCCCTAAGAATATcttgtggggctggggtggggtgatAGGCTTAgatgaatgtggtgtgtgtgtgtgtgtgtgtgtgtgtgtgtgagagagagagagagagagagagagagagagagagagagagagagaggagagagattgaTTTCCCTAgcagtacaaacaaacaaacaaacagattacTTCCAAGAGCGATGGGATTCCACCAGTATTCAAGTACTTGTGGTCCTAGGAGGTCATGGATGCGGATCTCCAAGCCTAACACAGAGATGACTAACTGGGATGATTCCTATGGCTGGGACCATTTCGTCAGCTTTCTTGTAACTGTGGTCCTTAGCTCCAACTGGTGGTTTATGTTGCTGACAAACCCGACTAAGCGCGGCTCATTCTCCTAATCTCACACACGAAGGAAGCAATCGAATGCACCTGCTTTCAGAAGTCCTTGCACCTCCTCCCCAGGCCTAGAGCTCTTTTAACTTCGCCTGATATTGAAAGTTAAGTTCACAGTTAGTGAGGTGGATaagggcacttgctaccaagcctgagaaGCCGAGTTCAAGCTCCAGGACTCACCCAGTAGCGGGAGAAAGCCAATTCCCTCAGGCTGCCATCTGCCCCCCAcgtacccacacacaaataatacaaCAAAGTTCAAAGACACCCAGAGttagtttctgtctttctttttctgtctttggaatTCTACAGTTCTTAGCACCGCTATTCTGTCAGCTGCAATCAATCTTGACAGGAAGCCAGTGACATACTCTACAGAATAGAAGGCTTGCTAGTTTAGTGACAGTCCCCTGTTCAGTAGGTGCTcccagaacagcagcagcagtagcgTCTGGGAGTTTGCCCACATTAGCCCCTTCCCCAGACCTTCTGAATCAAACCAGTATTTTCACTGGATCCATTCTTCCGGGCTTTAAGTCTCTGAAGCTCCGCCCCTCTGACTAGCCATGTGACCGTGGGCAAGGGGTTTTAACCGCTCTTAGGCTCCGGGTCCCCGTCAGTGGCACTACTTTCccaagtttctgttttgtttctgacaCCTACTGCTATCACGCCCATCCGAGTGACAGCAGCGCGAGCCTCGGAGTGCGCGACCGTGTAGTACGAACTAGAGCGCGAGCTAACGGTGGGATCTAGAGTTTCCCGCAGCGCCGCTCTCGGTTTCTTTAGTTCGGTTAGGTTCGGAGGAGCTCTGGGAGGCGCCAGGCCCGGGGAAGCAGGGatccggggtggggtggggggaccaTGGCAGGCGGCCCGCGCCCCTCCTCCTGGCGGCTCCCGTGCACGCAGCCCTCACCTGCTTTAAGCACAGGCCGCCTATGCACCGCGTTATTCAGCAGGCCGGCGCAGTAGCCCAGGAAGCCGGAGTAGACGAGGCGTGGGTCGTTCAGCTTGGGCGGGGGCAGGTTCCGGGCCTCATCCGGCAGGAATGTCAAGGGCTCGTGGCCCGGCCGATTGTTCATCATATTGATGCCGGTTCCACGTGAGGTCTGACCTCAAAAGACTCCCGGCTCTGAGAGAAACCACGGCGCCCACCACCGCGACTGGTAACGTCCTCCTTCGAGCTCTGGGCTGAAGGGCAGAGCGGACGGCGGTGCAGCACCCAAAAGCTTCCCCCGCGCGTGCAGCCGTAGGAGCAGCAGCACGCGAGGTTCCGGGCTACTAAGTGGCCCACGAGTCCAGAAGGCTCGCCCTAAGGTTGGAGTGAGAGCTTGGGAAGCCAGATGGATCCAGTCCAGGGGTACAGTAAATGACCCAAAGTGGGCAAAGACTAGGAGATAtcgatatttatttatttttgtccagTTCTCACGTAGGAGAAATGTCCCCAGTTCTCCCTCACCTGTCCCTCCGCCCATAGTTCTTCAGTAAAGATTATCTTTGCATTCAACAATCAACACCCATAAGTGGTCGCGATGGATAGTTAATTTATTGAATTCCGTAAAAACTACCTTTCTGGGGTTCATTTGCAGTTACACCCTCCAAAGTCTAAAATTAAGGTACGGCCAGCAACAAAGTATTCAGCGAAGGCCAGGAGCGGATCATTtaacctgttctttttttttttttttccgagacagggtttctctgtggctttggagcctgtcctggaactagctctgtagaccaggctggtctcgaact carries:
- the Ndufc2 gene encoding NADH dehydrogenase [ubiquinone] 1 subunit C2, whose translation is MMNNRPGHEPLTFLPDEARNLPPPKLNDPRLVYSGFLGYCAGLLNNAVHRRPVLKAGLHRQLLHVTCFYFAGYYLLRRHEYFCALKDRDMFGYIKLHPEDFPEKERKTYGEILEEFHPVR